The window GCGTCGGGATGCTTCGAAAAACGCGAAAGGCGCTGCGGGAAAGGGGAATGGGCTTGGCGGTCATGCGGGTAGCTCGGGGTCCGGAACGTCACCGCATTGCATTCGGCGGCGGGCCTGTGCCTGCGGAGCGGCCATGTGGTTCAGGGGGTGTCTTTTGCCGCGGCATTCTGCCATCGGCGCCAATAATCCAGGGCCGCGCGGAAGGTGCCGAGTTGGACCTGCACCGTCTCGGCGATGTCGTTGGCATAGCCACCGGCCATCGCAAACGCGAGAGGGATCCGGCGCTGCCAGGCAAAGTCGAACACGCGCCTGTCGCGCGCCTCCAGGCCATCGAAGCTCAGTTTGAGGCGCCCGAGCCGGTCGCGCTCGAAAGGGTCTGCGCCCGCCAGGTAGATAACCAGCCCGGGCGAAAAGCGACCGTCGAGTTCGTCGAGCGCATGCTCGAGCGCCGTCAGGTACTCGGCATCACCACACCCGTCAGGCAGTTCGACATCGAGGTCGCTCAGCTCCTTGCGAAACGGAAAGTTCTTCTGCCCGTGGATCGAGAGCGTGAACACGCTTGGGTCCTCGCGAAAAATGCGAGCGGTTCCGTTGCCCTGATGAACATCGAGGTCGATCACTGCGACCTTCAATGCCACGCGGCCGCGACGACCCTGCTCCGCCTGCATCAGGCGCGCCGCCACAGCGGCATCGTTGAAGACGCAGAAGCCCCCGCCTCGGTCGGGACCGGCATGGTGAGTGCCGCCGGCCATGTTGCCGGCCACGCCCCCTTCGAGGGCGGCACGACAGGCGGCGATGGTGGCGCCCGTCGAGCGGCGCGAACGCTCCACCATGGCTTCGCTCCACGGAAAGCCGATCTCGCGCATGGCCAGAGCATCCACGCTGCCGTCAGTAATGGCGGCAATCCATTGCGGCGTGTGGGCCAACGCAAGTTCGCCATCGCTGGCACGTGGCGCCTCGAGCATCTCGACCTCGGGAAGGTGCCGTTCCATCTGCTCGCGAAGCAGCACGTAGCGGCCGATTGGAAACCGGTGCCCGGGCGGCAGCGGCAAGACGAAGTGCCCCGAATAAAACGCACGCATGGGAACATTGTCGGCGACGGTTTTAGAAGGTGCCTTCTAAATTGCTGCAAAGCAACAAAAACCACTTGGAGAGCGCCGCGCCGTTGCCTATACTTTCGCCATGCTGCGCCGCAACATAAATGGATGGGAGGGGCAGCTCACTTCCGGGTTCACCCCTTTTCATTTTTGATGGAGCTTCCACATGGCACTCA is drawn from Variovorax sp. PBS-H4 and contains these coding sequences:
- a CDS encoding histone deacetylase family protein; translated protein: MRAFYSGHFVLPLPPGHRFPIGRYVLLREQMERHLPEVEMLEAPRASDGELALAHTPQWIAAITDGSVDALAMREIGFPWSEAMVERSRRSTGATIAACRAALEGGVAGNMAGGTHHAGPDRGGGFCVFNDAAVAARLMQAEQGRRGRVALKVAVIDLDVHQGNGTARIFREDPSVFTLSIHGQKNFPFRKELSDLDVELPDGCGDAEYLTALEHALDELDGRFSPGLVIYLAGADPFERDRLGRLKLSFDGLEARDRRVFDFAWQRRIPLAFAMAGGYANDIAETVQVQLGTFRAALDYWRRWQNAAAKDTP